A section of the Rhodospirillaceae bacterium genome encodes:
- a CDS encoding AEC family transporter, with product MENILTVTIPFFALMGCGYAAGRAKLFTAAGIDGMIFFVFYFALPCLLFRYMALSPLSEIADFSFMGAYGAVSLGVFILAAFGGRLIFGSPMGVMALQGQAGAVSNVGFLGLPMISALLGPDAALAVILALLVDLIIFMPLTLSILEIDKNRDHALGPAILKIFRGTFLNPFVLSIGLGVLASAVGFRMPTPIDSFTGLLGAAASPCALFALGASLAGRPLAKDFKEASYLISFKLFIHPLAMWFAMTQIFDVKPMWATAVILVAGLPIAGNVFILAQTYGTYSERTSTAILVSTAIAVVTFSVLVGILT from the coding sequence GTGGAAAATATTCTCACCGTAACAATCCCGTTCTTCGCCCTGATGGGCTGTGGCTATGCCGCTGGTCGGGCGAAATTATTTACGGCCGCGGGCATCGACGGGATGATCTTTTTCGTCTTTTACTTTGCCCTGCCCTGCCTGCTGTTTCGTTACATGGCGCTGAGCCCGCTCAGTGAAATTGCTGATTTTTCATTCATGGGCGCTTACGGCGCCGTTAGCCTGGGTGTGTTTATTCTAGCGGCCTTTGGTGGAAGGTTGATCTTCGGCTCGCCCATGGGGGTGATGGCGCTTCAAGGTCAAGCCGGTGCCGTCTCCAACGTCGGCTTTTTAGGACTGCCGATGATTTCTGCTTTGTTGGGTCCAGATGCGGCGTTGGCGGTGATTCTTGCCCTGCTGGTTGATCTAATTATTTTTATGCCGCTGACCCTATCCATCCTGGAAATAGATAAGAACAGAGACCATGCCCTCGGACCGGCAATCCTAAAAATATTCCGCGGCACTTTCTTAAATCCGTTTGTCCTCTCCATTGGCTTAGGTGTGCTGGCGTCCGCAGTCGGATTTAGAATGCCGACGCCGATAGATTCATTCACCGGCCTATTGGGTGCCGCTGCCAGCCCCTGTGCATTATTCGCGCTCGGCGCCTCCTTGGCGGGCCGACCGCTGGCTAAGGATTTTAAGGAAGCCAGCTACTTGATCAGCTTCAAGCTGTTCATCCACCCGCTGGCCATGTGGTTCGCTATGACTCAAATATTTGACGTCAAACCGATGTGGGCGACGGCGGTGATCCTGGTCGCAGGATTGCCCATCGCTGGCAACGTCTTCATCCTGGCACAAACCTACGGCACCTATTCAGAGCGCACCTCAACCGCGATCCTGGTATCAACCGCGATTGCCGTGGTGACGTTTTCTGTCTTGGTTGGGATTTTGACTTAG
- a CDS encoding TIGR02444 family protein, with product MPSPFWDFSVDVYDRDGVPPACLALQEGCGIDVNMVLLCCWAGEIGAGHLGLQNIRQALGAINGWHFDVVRGLRTVRNHLKSGFRGFEDEAVQELRKSILKIELDSEHMEQDRLANAVSLTPGTDILPEQKASDAAANLADYFALGASSNHEDRNGHIASILAACFSEVPQTKIDRIVADDFRDG from the coding sequence ATGCCGAGTCCGTTTTGGGATTTCTCAGTGGATGTCTATGACCGGGACGGCGTTCCGCCTGCCTGCTTAGCGTTGCAGGAAGGCTGCGGCATTGATGTCAACATGGTGCTGCTCTGTTGCTGGGCCGGAGAAATAGGCGCCGGACACTTAGGCTTGCAAAACATTAGACAGGCCTTGGGTGCCATAAACGGCTGGCACTTTGATGTCGTCCGCGGGCTGCGCACAGTCCGCAACCACCTTAAGTCCGGCTTTCGGGGATTTGAAGACGAAGCGGTCCAAGAACTCCGTAAGAGCATTTTGAAGATAGAATTAGACTCTGAACATATGGAACAAGACAGGCTCGCAAATGCCGTCTCCCTGACGCCTGGTACCGACATCCTGCCTGAACAAAAAGCATCTGATGCCGCCGCCAATCTGGCTGACTACTTTGCGCTGGGAGCCAGCAGCAACCACGAAGACCGCAATGGCCACATCGCAAGCATCCTGGCGGCTTGTTTTTCAGAAGTTCCCCAAACAAAGATAGACCGAATTGTGGCGGATGATTTTAGGGACGGCTAG
- a CDS encoding methyl-accepting chemotaxis protein — MNFQNMKLAKKLPLAMVILASVAVLATGFIGYIKSADQIVVEANKRLVVLQQSRQVAIESYLSGTEEDLAALATNQSVVESLLKFSEGYEELGEKAGLALQDLYIKNNPHPLGEKDKLAGATDGSPYSTAHLEFHAWFRRFIQTRGYYDLFIVNVDGNVVYSVYKELDFATNLLEGKWKGTDLAAIFKAAEKKPKKGTIVFTDFKSYAPRKNAPASFIGTPLLDEFGDFGGALILQMPIKRLNAVMQSPVGMGKSGEAYLVGQDLLLRSDLRLSKASTILKKKTDTPAVKNALAGKKGVEKARGINGNRVLSAYGSTTFNGVKLAVIAEIDEAEVLAPIAEMRKFILIAGIVVLIVIAVIGISLARRIVGPITQMTAGMGSLAEGNLDMTVPGLDRTDEIGEMAAAVQVFKDNGIEVKRLEEEQRASVERAEVEKKAAMNQMADNLEETVGVSMDTILECSNNLLETAVGMGGSIDKTSSGSFQVAEASAATSQDIEAAAAATTELSSSIQEISQQVAQSSQIANSAVSEAHDVNAKIQGLNVAAQKIGEVVSMITDIAEQTNLLALNATIEAARAGDAGKGFAVVASEVKNLANQTSKATDEIGQHIGKIQAETRESVVAIENITKTITSIDEVAASISAAVEEQGSATMEITQTVERVNESSKLVADRIAGVTLASAQSYSSAIKVLWAAGDLDGPTKDMQGNLSGFLKNVRT; from the coding sequence ATGAATTTTCAAAACATGAAGTTAGCTAAAAAGTTGCCACTGGCGATGGTGATATTGGCGTCGGTTGCGGTGCTGGCGACGGGGTTCATTGGGTATATAAAGTCCGCCGACCAGATTGTTGTTGAGGCCAACAAACGCTTGGTTGTTCTGCAACAATCTCGCCAGGTGGCTATCGAATCATACTTGAGTGGAACGGAAGAGGACCTTGCGGCTCTGGCTACAAATCAGTCGGTTGTGGAAAGCTTGCTGAAATTCTCTGAAGGATATGAAGAATTGGGCGAAAAAGCAGGCCTGGCCCTTCAGGATCTTTATATCAAAAATAATCCGCACCCCCTTGGTGAGAAAGATAAACTGGCCGGCGCAACAGATGGCTCGCCCTATAGCACGGCGCACCTTGAATTTCATGCCTGGTTTCGGCGGTTTATCCAAACACGCGGTTATTATGACCTGTTTATCGTCAATGTTGACGGCAATGTCGTCTATTCGGTCTACAAAGAACTCGATTTTGCAACCAACCTGTTAGAAGGAAAATGGAAGGGGACTGACTTGGCTGCTATTTTTAAGGCAGCTGAGAAAAAGCCGAAAAAGGGAACAATTGTTTTTACCGACTTTAAGTCCTATGCCCCCCGAAAGAATGCTCCAGCGAGCTTTATTGGCACACCACTTCTGGATGAATTTGGTGATTTTGGGGGCGCGTTGATCCTTCAAATGCCGATCAAACGTCTGAATGCAGTTATGCAATCTCCCGTTGGTATGGGAAAGTCAGGAGAGGCCTATTTGGTCGGTCAGGATTTATTGCTCCGCAGCGACCTTCGTCTGTCTAAAGCGTCAACAATTCTGAAGAAAAAAACAGATACGCCAGCCGTAAAAAATGCATTGGCAGGAAAGAAAGGAGTTGAGAAAGCGCGTGGCATTAATGGAAACCGGGTTCTTTCCGCGTATGGGTCGACCACATTCAACGGTGTTAAGTTAGCAGTAATTGCTGAAATTGACGAAGCAGAAGTTTTAGCACCCATCGCCGAAATGCGTAAATTCATATTGATTGCGGGGATCGTTGTATTGATTGTGATTGCGGTGATTGGAATTTCACTTGCGCGACGGATTGTCGGTCCCATTACCCAGATGACGGCTGGCATGGGTTCACTAGCGGAGGGTAATTTAGATATGACCGTGCCGGGCTTGGACCGAACAGATGAAATCGGCGAAATGGCGGCGGCGGTACAAGTATTTAAAGATAATGGCATCGAAGTTAAGCGGCTTGAAGAGGAACAGCGGGCGTCTGTAGAAAGAGCAGAAGTTGAAAAGAAGGCTGCGATGAATCAAATGGCGGATAATCTTGAGGAAACGGTGGGTGTTTCTATGGATACCATTCTCGAATGTTCCAATAATTTGCTTGAGACAGCGGTTGGTATGGGGGGAAGCATCGATAAAACCTCCAGCGGATCGTTTCAGGTTGCAGAAGCTTCGGCAGCGACATCGCAAGATATTGAGGCCGCAGCGGCAGCGACGACAGAACTCTCCTCTTCCATTCAGGAAATCAGCCAGCAGGTTGCCCAGTCTTCACAAATTGCAAACTCTGCAGTGTCGGAAGCCCACGATGTGAATGCAAAAATTCAGGGTCTCAATGTGGCGGCACAGAAAATTGGCGAAGTCGTCAGTATGATTACGGATATTGCCGAACAGACCAATCTATTGGCCCTTAATGCCACGATTGAGGCGGCTCGGGCGGGGGATGCTGGTAAGGGCTTCGCGGTCGTCGCATCCGAAGTTAAAAATCTCGCCAACCAGACATCGAAAGCGACCGATGAAATTGGTCAGCATATTGGGAAAATTCAGGCTGAGACCAGAGAGTCTGTTGTCGCCATTGAAAACATTACAAAAACGATCACCAGTATAGACGAGGTCGCCGCCTCCATTTCAGCGGCGGTCGAAGAACAAGGCAGCGCCACCATGGAAATCACTCAAACTGTGGAACGTGTTAATGAAAGTTCGAAGTTGGTGGCGGATCGAATTGCCGGCGTAACCCTGGCATCTGCCCAATCTTATAGCTCTGCCATTAAGGTTCTTTGGGCGGCGGGTGATCTTGATGGGCCGACGAAAGATATGCAGGGTAATCTGAGCGGGTTCTTAAAAAACGTGCGTACTTAG
- a CDS encoding UbiX family flavin prenyltransferase → MSEKKRIIVGISGASGAIYGIRTLEVLRTVADVETHLILSPSGAQTIAAETELSLDQVRDRADVVHGFKDIGASISSGSFRASGMMVAPCSIKTLSGIANSFADNLISRSADVCLKERRPVVLLVRETPLHLGHLELMTKAAQFGCAIVPPVPAFYHRPQSIDDIVNQTVGRALDQMDIDAGIVHRWKEDTGEEDQAAG, encoded by the coding sequence ATGTCAGAGAAAAAGCGGATTATTGTTGGGATTTCTGGCGCGTCTGGTGCCATTTACGGCATTCGCACGCTGGAGGTCTTGCGCACCGTAGCGGATGTGGAAACGCATCTGATCCTGTCGCCCTCAGGTGCGCAGACGATTGCTGCGGAAACCGAACTGTCTTTGGATCAAGTCCGCGACCGTGCCGACGTGGTGCACGGGTTTAAGGATATTGGTGCGTCGATCTCCAGTGGGTCTTTCCGTGCCTCTGGGATGATGGTTGCACCTTGTTCGATCAAGACGTTATCGGGTATCGCCAATTCGTTCGCAGATAACCTGATCAGTCGGTCGGCCGATGTGTGCCTGAAAGAACGCCGCCCTGTGGTGTTGCTGGTGCGCGAAACGCCGTTGCATTTGGGTCATCTGGAACTAATGACCAAGGCCGCACAATTCGGCTGCGCTATCGTGCCCCCCGTCCCCGCCTTCTACCACCGTCCCCAATCCATCGATGATATTGTCAATCAGACCGTCGGGCGGGCTTTGGATCAGATGGATATTGATGCCGGGATCGTGCATCGCTGGAAAGAAGATACGGGCGAGGAAGATCAGGCGGCAGGGTAG
- a CDS encoding DsbA family protein — MTTKEIIYVGDPMCSWCWGFSHAVEEIYTHFNDQAPLTIRLGGLHAYETDPMSDDYKATIRHHWEDVNRATGAPFDFSFFDREGFVLDTEPACRAVVTMRSLHKEKTLPFYEAISRSFYTENKDTTDVETFKVLCEEVGADPEEFEAKFSSDDYKELTKLDFIFCQRTGATGFPSMMVKEGETYAMLTAGYQPFENLKPILERWIEVGLAGFSQDAGHA, encoded by the coding sequence ATGACAACCAAAGAAATCATCTACGTCGGCGACCCCATGTGTTCTTGGTGCTGGGGATTCTCCCACGCGGTTGAGGAAATCTATACTCACTTCAACGACCAAGCCCCCCTGACCATCCGCTTGGGCGGACTGCATGCCTATGAAACTGACCCCATGTCTGATGACTACAAAGCAACGATCCGCCACCATTGGGAAGACGTTAACCGTGCCACAGGGGCACCGTTTGATTTTAGCTTCTTTGATCGGGAAGGGTTTGTGCTGGATACAGAACCCGCCTGCCGCGCCGTCGTCACCATGCGTTCCCTGCACAAGGAAAAAACCCTGCCGTTCTATGAAGCCATCAGCCGCAGTTTCTATACCGAAAACAAAGACACGACAGATGTCGAAACGTTCAAGGTGTTGTGTGAAGAAGTCGGTGCGGACCCAGAGGAATTTGAAGCTAAATTTTCGTCTGACGACTACAAAGAACTCACCAAGCTCGACTTCATCTTTTGCCAGCGCACAGGCGCAACGGGCTTCCCATCGATGATGGTAAAGGAAGGTGAGACCTATGCGATGCTGACGGCGGGTTACCAGCCGTTTGAAAATCTAAAGCCGATCCTGGAACGCTGGATCGAAGTTGGCCTTGCTGGATTTTCTCAAGACGCGGGTCACGCTTAA
- a CDS encoding mandelate racemase/muconate lactonizing enzyme family protein has translation MTSTISRITPTVTRVSDKTNWTFIEVETSDGVRGVGEATLYGQEEAMGALTRGVEGDLKGQPLSAIEALAETTSASTDQTQRAVISALEQASWDIRGKQEGKPVHELLGGALNKQIPIYANINRRTVDRSLAGFEASARDAIDAGFNKLKIAPFDGLYPDIGREGDALFSAGIDRIAATCEVAGPNVQVLVDCHWRLTVSRSEDLIRQAAEMGLYWVECPLPEDPDDCVDLARLRPLKDSLGVRMAGTEKGTNFNYFEKFIAAEVYDVIMPDVKYAGGIGALMRLAKLAHERGIDYSPHNPAGPLCHNATLHVAAVIPNLLVLEHQFDESPMFKDLCPGAVPKIENGLSPLPMGPGIGFSL, from the coding sequence ATGACGTCGACCATCTCCCGCATCACCCCCACCGTCACCCGTGTCAGCGATAAGACCAACTGGACTTTTATTGAAGTCGAGACCAGCGATGGCGTTCGGGGGGTTGGCGAAGCGACTTTGTATGGCCAGGAAGAGGCGATGGGGGCGCTTACCAGGGGGGTTGAGGGCGACCTTAAAGGGCAACCTTTGTCCGCCATTGAGGCCTTGGCTGAGACGACATCCGCGTCCACCGACCAGACTCAGCGGGCCGTGATCAGCGCGCTTGAACAGGCGAGTTGGGATATTCGCGGCAAGCAAGAGGGCAAGCCGGTTCATGAACTTCTTGGTGGCGCGTTAAATAAACAAATTCCAATTTATGCCAATATTAACCGCCGTACGGTGGATCGATCCTTAGCCGGGTTTGAAGCCAGCGCGCGGGATGCAATTGATGCGGGATTTAACAAGCTGAAAATTGCACCGTTCGATGGCTTATATCCGGACATTGGCCGAGAAGGCGATGCCCTTTTCAGCGCCGGCATAGATCGCATCGCGGCGACGTGTGAGGTGGCGGGCCCCAATGTTCAAGTTCTTGTGGATTGCCACTGGCGACTGACCGTGTCGCGGTCTGAGGATCTCATCCGGCAGGCAGCAGAGATGGGGCTTTATTGGGTTGAATGCCCGTTGCCGGAAGACCCAGATGATTGCGTTGATCTGGCTCGCTTACGTCCCCTTAAAGATTCTCTCGGCGTGCGCATGGCGGGGACTGAAAAGGGCACCAACTTCAACTACTTCGAAAAATTCATCGCGGCCGAGGTCTACGACGTCATCATGCCGGATGTGAAATACGCGGGCGGTATTGGCGCGTTAATGCGGCTTGCCAAATTAGCACATGAACGTGGTATCGATTACTCGCCCCACAACCCGGCCGGACCGCTCTGCCATAACGCGACCCTGCACGTTGCCGCGGTAATTCCGAACCTATTGGTTCTGGAGCACCAGTTCGACGAGAGCCCAATGTTTAAGGACCTGTGCCCTGGTGCTGTGCCGAAGATTGAAAACGGGTTATCGCCCCTGCCGATGGGGCCAGGGATTGGGTTCAGTTTATAG
- the pcaD gene encoding 3-oxoadipate enol-lactonase, whose amino-acid sequence MQVTANGVKLNYEIDGPEGAPWLTFSNSLASDMSMWDAQWDFLKDRYRVLRYDTRGHGGSEAAPAPYTMDLLVDDIIGLWDALGVKKSHFVGLSMGGMYSIGLAIRYRDRLNSIVCCNARADAPAEFSQAWDDRITMVREKGIEALVEPTIERWFTEGFRESDPATIDKIRATIRATSAIGYEGCARALQGLDYLSRMENIQIPALIIAGTQDLGTPPSGMREIAAKLPGSEFLELDPGAHFTCVERSESVNVALEAFLAKHT is encoded by the coding sequence ATGCAGGTAACCGCAAACGGTGTTAAACTTAACTATGAAATCGATGGGCCAGAGGGCGCGCCGTGGCTGACGTTCAGCAATTCGCTGGCCTCAGACATGAGCATGTGGGACGCGCAGTGGGATTTTCTGAAAGACCGCTATCGGGTGTTGCGCTATGACACCCGCGGCCATGGCGGCAGTGAGGCAGCGCCTGCACCCTACACAATGGATCTACTGGTCGATGACATCATCGGGCTTTGGGACGCGTTAGGGGTTAAGAAATCTCACTTCGTTGGATTGTCGATGGGCGGCATGTATTCCATAGGGCTGGCGATTCGCTATCGGGACCGTTTGAACAGCATCGTTTGTTGTAATGCGCGCGCCGATGCCCCGGCGGAGTTTTCTCAGGCTTGGGATGATCGGATTACGATGGTGCGCGAAAAGGGGATTGAGGCCTTGGTAGAGCCGACCATTGAACGCTGGTTTACAGAGGGGTTTCGTGAGTCCGACCCAGCGACCATTGATAAAATCCGCGCCACCATTCGCGCCACGTCTGCCATCGGTTATGAAGGTTGCGCGCGTGCGTTGCAGGGCTTGGATTACTTAAGCCGGATGGAAAACATTCAAATTCCAGCCCTGATCATCGCCGGCACCCAAGATTTAGGGACGCCGCCATCGGGCATGAGGGAAATTGCTGCGAAATTGCCAGGATCGGAATTCTTAGAACTAGACCCTGGCGCACACTTCACCTGTGTTGAACGTAGCGAATCCGTTAATGTGGCGTTGGAAGCGTTTTTGGCGAAGCATACCTAA
- a CDS encoding methyltransferase produces MSQRKDRINRAFGEAADGYAQTAKLQRVTAGNLADRIGAFSLPASPRILEIGCGTGFLTDVLRETLPDAHWIVTDISLDMLAACRRELGDPPDIQFRQMDGEAPTMDGPFDLICANMTFQWFEDLPGSIARLMHLLSPGGYLAYTTLAKGSLAEWQDAHQASGFVQGTPEFPSFKTLNGYWPDGLGDGQVDVIETPRTYPSALAFARVIKGIGAETPAANHQPLSAAALRRVLRRLDQGDEVRMTYQVAYASYRKIS; encoded by the coding sequence ATGAGCCAGCGGAAAGATCGTATCAATCGTGCTTTCGGCGAGGCAGCTGACGGCTATGCTCAAACTGCCAAGCTGCAACGGGTTACGGCAGGGAACTTGGCGGATCGGATTGGCGCGTTCTCACTACCTGCTTCGCCGCGAATTTTGGAAATTGGCTGCGGCACAGGATTCCTGACCGACGTGCTGAGAGAAACGCTTCCTGATGCTCACTGGATCGTGACAGATATTTCACTTGATATGCTGGCCGCCTGCCGCCGTGAATTGGGCGACCCCCCTGACATACAGTTTCGTCAGATGGACGGTGAAGCGCCAACCATGGACGGGCCGTTCGACCTCATTTGCGCCAACATGACATTTCAGTGGTTTGAAGATTTACCCGGCAGCATTGCTCGCTTGATGCATTTGTTAAGTCCGGGCGGGTATCTTGCTTACACGACCCTCGCCAAAGGCTCATTGGCTGAATGGCAGGACGCGCATCAGGCCAGTGGATTTGTTCAAGGGACGCCTGAATTTCCATCCTTTAAGACATTGAACGGATACTGGCCTGACGGGCTTGGTGATGGTCAGGTGGATGTTATTGAGACCCCGCGGACCTACCCCAGCGCGCTCGCTTTTGCCCGCGTGATTAAAGGTATCGGTGCGGAGACGCCGGCAGCGAACCACCAACCCTTGTCAGCCGCGGCCCTCCGAAGGGTGCTACGGCGTTTGGATCAGGGTGATGAAGTTAGGATGACATACCAAGTGGCATATGCGAGCTATCGAAAAATTTCCTGA
- a CDS encoding glutathione S-transferase family protein — MLILYNTPHSTCSQKVRMCLAEKDLTWEDKFIDLATNEHLTPEYLKINPNGVVPTLVHENRLVHDSSVICEYLDDVFPDTPLSPKDPHARAEMRAWMRFHEEVPTIAVRTPSFNMAFLPRFQGLDEQQFHDQQSDIRPLRKQFYRRMGAKGFNREDFEAALEQITNTCRRMDRALENSPWLVEDTYTLADIIVAPLIDRMEDLGFAELWESDFPAMTDWFARIKKRPAFQTALYEGCRLSEKHTLAQGL; from the coding sequence ATGTTAATACTTTATAATACGCCTCATTCCACCTGCAGCCAGAAGGTGCGAATGTGCCTCGCTGAGAAAGATCTTACGTGGGAAGATAAATTCATAGATTTAGCAACCAATGAGCATCTCACACCTGAATACTTAAAGATCAATCCAAACGGTGTCGTGCCGACGTTGGTGCACGAAAATCGGCTTGTGCATGATTCGAGCGTCATCTGTGAGTATCTGGATGACGTGTTCCCGGATACTCCTTTATCGCCAAAAGACCCACACGCACGCGCAGAAATGCGGGCCTGGATGCGATTTCATGAAGAAGTGCCCACCATCGCTGTTCGCACGCCATCGTTCAACATGGCCTTTCTGCCGCGCTTTCAGGGCCTTGATGAGCAGCAGTTTCATGACCAACAGTCCGATATTCGCCCGCTTCGCAAACAGTTCTATCGGCGCATGGGAGCCAAGGGGTTTAATCGCGAGGACTTTGAAGCCGCACTAGAGCAAATCACCAACACCTGTCGACGCATGGATCGTGCCCTGGAAAACAGCCCGTGGCTGGTCGAAGACACGTACACCCTGGCCGACATTATCGTGGCCCCCCTTATCGACAGAATGGAAGACCTAGGGTTTGCAGAACTCTGGGAAAGCGACTTTCCCGCAATGACCGACTGGTTCGCCCGCATTAAAAAACGCCCAGCGTTTCAGACAGCCCTATACGAAGGCTGCAGACTCTCAGAAAAACATACGTTGGCACAGGGGTTATGA